The Gouania willdenowi chromosome 22, fGouWil2.1, whole genome shotgun sequence nucleotide sequence AGAATTTTACTGCTTGAGGTTTTTTTGCGCCAAGTACATCATTGAAAATGGAGAGAAAATCACCATACCAGAAGCCTCCTCAGAAGCGTATCACAGAGAAACCAGCAGGTCAAAAACGGTCTGCTGCTCCTCAAGTGGCTGTGAAGGCCTCAACCTCCCAGAGAGTACAAAGTAGCAGCCTCCAGGCTCAGAAGAAGAAAACTCATGCAAAGATCATCCATCAAAAACATGATGATTTAGAACGGAAGGATCTAATTTCAGAAATGAAGGCCACTCTCGAGAAGATGGAGAGTGATTTAAAAATCCAGAAAGACCAGTGCAATCAACTGGTGGAGAAGAATAAAATATTAGAGGAAACTCACTCCAATTATGTGAGCCAGTCCCAACAAAGCTTGGTGCAACTACAGACCAAGCTGGATAACGCTGAGAGAGAACTTCAGGCCAAAGATGCTAAAATGGCTGACCTGAAGGCCACCCTCACTAAAACACAGGCTGAGAAGCAGACAGCTCATGTGATCAtccaagaaaaaaatgatgatttaGAACGGAAGGATCTTCTAATTTCAGAAATTAAGGCCTCTCTCGAGAAGATGGAGAGTGAATTAAAAATCCAGAAAGACCAGGGCAACCAACAGGTGGAGGAGAACAAAGTGTTGAAGGAAAGTCACTCTAATAATGAGAGCCAGTCCCAACAAAGCTTGGTGCAACTACAGACCAAGCTGGACAACGCTGAGAGAGAACTTCAGGCCAAAGATGCTAAAATAGCTGACCTGAAGGCCACCCTCACTCAAACACAGGACAAATGCAGTCGAACAGAGGACCTCCTCACTCAAACACAGGACCTCCTCACTGAAATGGAGGACGACCTCACTCAAACAGAGGACACCCTCACTGAAACAAAGGGCAAATTAACTCAAACAGAGGACCTCCTCACTCAAAATAAGTACGAACTCGCTGAAACACAGGGCTACCTCAATCAAACACGGAACTTATTACGGAGCATGCAACTGGAGGAGCAGGAGAAGGCTTCTAGAGTGAAATCATTCTTGAAACGGTTCCATCACAGGTTCGTGAAGCAGAACGAatctaaataaactaaactaaataaagcccagtaaaactctggaaaacaataacaaggaataaatatttgctccctggtaaagatggTAGCTCCAACAtcaggtacaatgataaacttggtgatattacagcctgtgcatgcagtacggggcagAATTTACTCCAATGAATCCTGCTCTGTTTGCCAACGttcgtgtgtgtaataagtccatgtgaaaTGTCCGCACGTTTATTCTATACCCACTGTGACGCATGGGGGTGGAAACATTATGCTTTGGGGCTGCTTTTCTACAAAGAGGACAGGAGGACTGCTCTGTATTAAGGAAAGGATGAATGGgaccatgtatcgtgagatgtTGGCGAAAAGcctccttccatcagtgagAGCAGTGAAGATGAAATGTTTTGCaccattttacaaataaattctttgaAAATCATGCATTTGTATTTCCTGGATTTTTCTCTCCACATTCTGTCTCTCTCAGTTGAAGTGTagctatgatgaaaattacagacctttCTCATCTTTTAAAGTGGGACAACCTGCACAATCAGTGGCtgccaaaaacttttttttgccccactgttcATTATTATGCTTTAAATCAGGGATGTCAAACATATAAAACCAGCTTGAGACACATAGCGtacatctacctataaaagaatgggaggtctgtgtgtgtgggtgtgggtgtggatgtgtgtgtgtgtgtgtgtgtgtgtggagtgaatatTTCCCCGACGTGGTatgagtttgacctgaaacttagttaacgggttccaaataccccgagtgtgtgcacctgttattttggagaaatttggtgttgcaaaacgttcaaaacattaattttaagattacggccctCTCGGTAATGAGCGCTACTTcaggttccgggttcatgacgtcaccgtgtcgcAGTGTGTGTgggttaaaaaaggaaaaaaaaggtcaatattaaaaatgtttttgtaccgctaaaagttatttaagttaatatttcaaggttatttgatattattcccgtgattccaaacttcctttaaattgtGGGTTAAGGAcatcacttcctccttcgtctccatgactgtgggcggcgGTTGTGCTGACGGTCATTAGctgattatatcacaaacattctggttcttcagacagaggaatgtaacgttatTGTGAGCAGATGACtctactatgattattgtttgttctgtgcaagggtgagtgtttcttcttatattcttctatgtgttaagatgctagcagctacaatgtaaacacacacacacggctgatgtgcgtgcgtgcgtgcactacaCCGGGATGAAAATGCTGAACTCGCACACAGAGCTGTTTagagaaacttttatttttcgtggtacttccgggtttttttttttttttatctctcaacaacctgtgatggATTATGTGCATGACGTGCACACATGAgagagataacgcacggaggagatggaggtacacacacacacacacattatttatttatttatttttataataaaaatatactaaatgagtaaaataaaactaaaaactaaacatttataccaaaagtacacaaaacaacaacagaaatgcacaaaaatatacaaaatagctccaaaaaacaaacattacagaaaaatacaccaaacaacaaaaaatgtgatatatgactcaaaattcacaaaaatatttatacacaaaacagcaacagaaatgcacaaaactacattaaaaaagatacaaaaatacacaaaatgactccagaatcactacaatggcaacaaaaaactctaattacacaaaaagacaacagatgcaaaaatacacgactcgaaaaaacatacaataaataatatttcacattgttttttatattatagtGTATTTGCCCTCTGCggttattaacacacacacacacaacttaaaATTGGGAATGttggcaatattaaaaaaagaaatagaaacTTTTTATGACAATTAGTTATTGAGATGATTGTTGAATATAAGGACATTTAGTATGAGGatgtataattatagtatgtCTTAAAGAAGTGATGGATAACTATTTCATATAGTGTATTTGACCTCCACtgttaataacacacacacacacacacacagctcggTGCTATGGGGCTGTTTACATAAGGCTTTGCCCTGGGAAAGCACTGTCATGCTGCCAGCAGTGAAAGAGTGAGTGAAAGAAATGGAGAGTGTAGTGGGGGATGGGGGGGGGTGATGGAAGATAGAGTTTTGCCAGTCTGATGTGCTTGCAGCCTCGGGGACCAGCGGTCACTCAGAATGAGGGATGAGGATGGATGCAGAGGAGAGAACCAGAGAAGGAATGTGAGATGAAAGAAAACGAAGAGTCGTCGTCGTCGAAGAAAATCTGAGCGTGAAAAGGAaaggatttagatttagatttggatGGCTGAGGAGAtacggggggaggggggagggggggtagATTTAAGCAGAGTGAAGCAGGACAGGAAAGAAAGGAGGTTAAAGATGGAAtgacaggaggaggaagagtgtttttttttatttcactttaatcaTTAGAATCATCTGAACCGCTGCTGATGAGAACATGTTATATCatcatataaatacatttatatcctGATAATGATTGACCTCCCAATATAGTATTTAGTCCTTAAATTTACATGAAATTAATGGAAAATTGCTATTCATTACATATAGAAATAAACTAATGTATACTAATATATAAAGCAGACAGACATGGGGAATTATATTCTAACTTTAGAGGGAAACTAAACAGTGCTCAGACTaatttaaaaactgtatttggTTTTGTTGAATGATCCTAATGAAACAATTATataacagttaaaaaaatatacaaaaactatCTTTGAAAAGTACAGCAATGAAGGAGAATGTaaatgtcacagatgttgatggtgCCTGGCATtagtagtttgtttttgttctgttttagcTCCATTggactgtttatttatttatttgtgttgtcaatttagtttatttcattggattttGGGCGTAGGACTGGACAAGTATAGGCTTATTGTCCaacaaatcaaatgtattatattgatattgactttttttttttatttcatagagatttctgttgagatttgtttgtttttgttttcatcctttttttgtttgttcaaaataagtaaacaataataaaaaaaattaattagatTAAGTTTAAAAgaaatcccaaaataaatggtacttcTCCTTCAAGAATCTTCTCACTGAAAGAATATTTGTGACTTatgctacatactgtatactgttGTCACGTGTTTTGATTTGGAAATTTTCATGTGAAAAttccaccagggggcgcaaaaCCAACTATAATGGCTACTGTGGTTTtaaaccgtacctgtagtgaattttactcCATCAATGATAATATATGATAGTAGAGGTTTggttatattataaatattctTTGAAAGTCCTTCAAATGTTAATACTAACAGCTTGGAAGAGTCTTATTGGGTGTTGTGACACagtttgtaaccagactaattgATGATTCTGGTCGCTCTGGGGGACACATTCGGTTTGAAAACGCAGCGTTTCACCTCCACATGCCACAGTATATATTTAGTGCTTCTTTGTCGCGCTAAACTAAACACTTAACGCTCATGTCGTAAACATGCTACTGAAAAGTAGCAGCGTTGCTGTGAGTAGATTAGCCTTGTTAGCTTCATCATATTTTAGCTACAGAGGGACCAACACCCCACACATTAAATTATCCATAAACCATAGAGGGTTATATCGTACGCTACTACTAGAcgttattataataataaatatataacattagtgcgatatatatatatatatagttatatatatatagttatatatatagatatactgtatatatagttaTATTGCACAGCATTAGTCTGAACTCATCAAATAGATATATGAAGTCTGTAAATACAGGTCAcacatagttttattttattgattaataAAGTTTATCTGCTCAGTGAGTGTAGAGGGAGATGAACCGAAGGTGAAAACCACTTAAGTGTGTCCCCTCTTCATCTTATGTaaccttacacacacacacacacacacacacacacacacacacacacacacacacacacacacacacacacacacacacacacacacacacacacacacagagagagagagagagaagcataCTAAAGCAGGCAGGAGTGCATCGATTTAGCATGGTGGGCAGATTCCCACCATTGCCCCAATGCAGAGAttaaaggacacacacacacacacacacacacacacacacacacacacacacacacacacacacacaccagaggggaaagtaacagattacaagtactcattttactgtaattgagttgctttaatgg carries:
- the LOC114456218 gene encoding uncharacterized protein LOC114456218, producing the protein MERKSPYQKPPQKRITEKPAGQKRSAAPQVAVKASTSQRVQSSSLQAQKKKTHAKIIHQKHDDLERKDLISEMKATLEKMESDLKIQKDQCNQLVEKNKILEETHSNYVSQSQQSLVQLQTKLDNAERELQAKDAKMADLKATLTKTQAEKQTAHVIIQEKNDDLERKDLLISEIKASLEKMESELKIQKDQGNQQVEENKVLKESHSNNESQSQQSLVQLQTKLDNAERELQAKDAKIADLKATLTQTQDKCSRTEDLLTQTQDLLTEMEDDLTQTEDTLTETKGKLTQTEDLLTQNKYELAETQGYLNQTRNLLRSMQLEEQEKASRVKSFLKRFHHRFVKQNESK